One part of the Treponema sp. OMZ 787 genome encodes these proteins:
- a CDS encoding MinD/ParA family protein codes for MTDQAEDLKTLMKNKNNSDKGLSDLPPKRKTRIIAVTSGKGGVGKTNISTNMAIAYAKMGKNVIVIDADLGLANVNVMMNIIPKYNLYHVMKKQKKMSDIIIDTEYGIKFVAGASGFSKIANMEEAERSDFIKELYTLAEADIIIIDTSAGVSKNVLSFVAAADEVVIVTTAEPTAITDAYGIIKIIATEVENYDLNLKMVVNRVNSALEGKKIAERMIQIVGQFLNLKVEYLGFIYNDPAVEQAVLKQKPFFIYAPKSKAAGCLRHIVAKLEKTDYNEHSGFSGFLQKLFGRKWD; via the coding sequence ATGACGGATCAGGCAGAAGATTTAAAAACATTAATGAAGAATAAAAACAACAGCGATAAGGGCTTATCCGATCTTCCTCCCAAGAGGAAGACAAGGATAATTGCCGTAACCAGCGGAAAAGGCGGCGTCGGCAAAACAAATATTTCCACAAATATGGCTATTGCTTACGCCAAGATGGGAAAAAATGTTATTGTCATCGATGCAGATCTTGGTCTTGCAAATGTAAATGTTATGATGAACATAATTCCGAAATATAATCTTTATCATGTAATGAAAAAGCAAAAGAAAATGTCGGACATCATAATCGATACGGAATACGGAATAAAATTTGTTGCAGGAGCTTCAGGTTTTTCAAAAATTGCAAATATGGAAGAAGCAGAAAGATCCGATTTTATTAAAGAATTATACACCCTTGCAGAGGCCGACATAATAATAATAGATACCAGTGCCGGTGTTTCCAAAAATGTACTCAGCTTTGTTGCTGCCGCTGATGAGGTTGTAATCGTTACAACCGCGGAACCTACAGCTATAACCGATGCTTACGGAATTATCAAAATAATCGCAACAGAGGTTGAAAACTATGATTTAAACCTAAAAATGGTTGTAAACCGTGTAAATTCTGCTCTTGAAGGAAAAAAAATAGCCGAACGCATGATACAGATTGTCGGCCAATTTTTAAACTTAAAGGTCGAATATTTGGGCTTTATTTATAATGATCCTGCGGTCGAGCAGGCTGTTTTAAAGCAAAAGCCTTTCTTTATATATGCTCCAAAAAGTAAAGCGGCAGGTTGTTTGCGCCACATAGTTGCAAAACTTGAAAAAACGGATTATAATGAACATTCAGGCTTTTCCGGCTTTTTGCAAAAGCTTTTTGGCAGAAAGTGGGATTAA
- a CDS encoding CTP synthase, with product MKSKFIFVTGGVVSSLGKGLTAASIGMLLKSRGYSVVNQKFDPYLNVDPGTMNPYQHGEVFVTEDGGETDLDLGHYERFTDVPLHKFNSTSAGKVYLSILDRERAGGYNGGTVQVVPHVTDEIQSRIIGTAEQTGADFIISEIGGTVGDIEALPFIEAIRQIRYTVGKENCMFVHLGLLPYLKECGEIKTKPMQHSVKELLGFGIQPDVLICRSEKHLSKSTREKLSLFSNIPQDAIIENLTAKSIYEVPLMLEDAGLGKVLCKLFNIENKEPNLEEWKKMVQTYYKPEKEITIALVGKYVELPDAYLSVAEALTAAGIYHKTSIKLLWVDSKKIESKEDAANFLKDADGIIVPGGFGDRGINGMLLTAQFARENKIPYFGICLGMQIAAIEYALNALNIEGANSSEFDKNAKNPVIDLMPDQKDVKIGGTLRLGLYRCMITEGSLAEKAYKSHEIQERHRHRYEFNNIYREKFGNSDMIFSGFNPERNLVEIIELKNHPWFVAVQFHPEFASRPNKPHPLFRDFIQTAVDNKGNR from the coding sequence ATGAAATCTAAATTTATCTTTGTAACAGGCGGTGTTGTTTCATCTTTAGGCAAGGGCCTAACGGCAGCTTCTATAGGAATGCTTTTAAAAAGCCGCGGATATTCCGTAGTCAATCAAAAATTCGATCCGTACTTAAACGTAGATCCGGGTACAATGAACCCCTACCAGCACGGTGAAGTCTTTGTTACTGAAGACGGGGGCGAAACCGACTTAGACCTCGGCCACTACGAAAGATTTACCGATGTTCCCCTGCATAAATTCAACAGTACCTCAGCCGGAAAGGTTTACCTTTCCATTCTGGACAGGGAAAGAGCCGGAGGCTACAACGGAGGAACCGTTCAAGTAGTTCCCCACGTTACCGACGAAATCCAGTCAAGAATCATAGGAACCGCCGAACAGACCGGAGCCGACTTTATTATTTCGGAGATAGGCGGCACTGTGGGTGATATCGAAGCCCTCCCCTTTATCGAGGCAATCCGCCAAATCCGCTACACTGTAGGAAAAGAAAACTGTATGTTCGTTCACTTAGGCCTCTTACCCTACCTAAAAGAATGCGGCGAGATCAAAACAAAGCCCATGCAGCACAGCGTAAAAGAGCTTTTAGGCTTCGGTATTCAGCCGGACGTTTTAATTTGCCGCAGCGAAAAACATCTTTCAAAATCGACGCGCGAAAAACTAAGTCTCTTCTCGAATATTCCCCAAGATGCAATAATCGAAAACCTGACTGCAAAATCTATTTACGAAGTTCCGCTTATGCTCGAAGATGCCGGCCTCGGCAAGGTTCTTTGCAAACTCTTCAATATTGAAAATAAAGAGCCTAATTTAGAAGAATGGAAAAAGATGGTTCAAACTTATTACAAACCTGAAAAAGAAATAACCATAGCCTTAGTAGGAAAATATGTAGAACTCCCCGATGCCTACCTCAGCGTTGCAGAGGCCTTAACGGCAGCCGGCATTTACCACAAAACCTCAATTAAACTCCTTTGGGTCGACTCCAAAAAAATAGAAAGCAAAGAAGATGCAGCAAACTTTTTAAAGGATGCAGACGGAATTATCGTACCGGGAGGCTTCGGCGACAGGGGCATTAACGGTATGCTTTTAACAGCCCAATTTGCCCGCGAAAATAAAATTCCCTACTTCGGAATCTGCCTTGGTATGCAGATTGCGGCCATCGAATATGCATTAAATGCCCTGAACATTGAAGGAGCCAATTCTTCAGAATTCGATAAAAACGCTAAAAATCCGGTCATCGACCTAATGCCCGATCAAAAAGATGTAAAAATCGGCGGCACCCTACGCTTAGGGCTTTACCGATGTATGATAACCGAAGGATCTCTTGCGGAAAAAGCCTATAAATCCCATGAAATCCAAGAAAGACACCGCCACAGATACGAATTCAACAACATTTACAGAGAAAAATTCGGCAATTCCGATATGATTTTTTCAGGTTTTAATCCCGAACGCAATTTAGTGGAAATTATAGAGCTAAAAAATCATCCTTGGTTTGTCGCAGTCCAATTCCATCCTGAATTTGCCTCAAGGCCCAACAAGCCCCATCCCCTATTTAGGGATTTTATTCAGACGGCAGTCGACAACAAAGGCAATCGATAG
- the whiG gene encoding RNA polymerase sigma factor WhiG, with amino-acid sequence MANTDYENIPEEELWEKYKKTSDPKIREYFILKYAPLVKYVAGKVGIGMPTNVEFDDLVGYGVFGLLDAIEKYDLDKNVKFNTYAVNRIRGAIFDELRSIDWVPRSVRQKSREIEETIADLEARLGRSASNEEIASAMGLDIEEYNSLLLKISATSVISLTDLRFSNDDSEEFSVGDIIEAPSSLNPDVIVEREDVKRVISEALKELPEREKKVLIMYYYEDMTLREIGEVLHVTESRVSQIHTSANIKLRTKLSNVTKGIK; translated from the coding sequence ATGGCAAATACGGATTATGAAAATATACCTGAAGAAGAACTTTGGGAAAAATACAAAAAAACCTCAGATCCTAAAATCAGAGAATATTTTATTTTAAAGTATGCTCCATTGGTAAAGTATGTCGCCGGAAAGGTCGGAATAGGAATGCCTACAAATGTAGAATTTGACGACTTAGTCGGTTACGGTGTTTTCGGCCTCTTGGATGCCATAGAAAAATATGATCTCGATAAAAATGTTAAATTCAATACCTATGCCGTTAATAGAATAAGGGGAGCTATCTTTGATGAACTGAGGTCTATAGACTGGGTTCCACGCTCGGTACGCCAAAAAAGCCGCGAAATTGAAGAAACAATAGCCGACTTGGAGGCCCGCCTAGGCCGTTCCGCTTCAAACGAGGAGATCGCCTCTGCGATGGGTTTGGATATTGAAGAGTATAACTCTCTCTTGCTTAAAATATCTGCAACCAGCGTTATTTCTTTGACCGATTTAAGGTTTTCGAATGACGATTCTGAAGAATTCTCTGTAGGAGATATAATTGAAGCTCCTTCTTCTTTGAACCCTGATGTAATTGTAGAGCGTGAAGATGTAAAGCGTGTTATATCCGAGGCTCTTAAAGAATTACCTGAAAGAGAAAAAAAAGTTTTGATTATGTATTATTACGAGGACATGACCCTCAGGGAAATAGGAGAGGTTCTTCATGTAACCGAATCCAGAGTTTCGCAAATACACACAAGTGCAAATATAAAACTAAGAACTAAACTTTCCAATGTTACAAAGGGCATAAAATAG
- the flhF gene encoding flagellar biosynthesis protein FlhF, which translates to MASGGIKFIMETFVEEASTYEKCIQKIHEKYGPNIMVTRREVKRNEGFLSLFNKETIRVSFNIQNESFVPVFSGNEDEVQSKSPAAPIKTYSPENIAEERLKIIKMAASKSEAMAEKMMPYIEKLENQSTSPIKTGIEANELQTLAETVERLTEEIRLKNSPSQEHENIVKIAEILQENDFTLKYIRSIKEKISKNLSLAELNDFEIVQKKVLEWIASSILIKPEETNNEDSGKKQKLIALVGPTGIGKTTTLAKLAAYYILAVSKLEGRSLDVRVITIDQYRIGAAFQIKKYCEHMGIPLIIATDPLDLHKYLDLYRDSADIICIDTTGRSPADPEKIFEMQKYFEKIEPGRIETHLVVSAVTKAADISEIIRQYSVFDYSSLIVTKLDETANVGSIISVLEEYKIPVAYITEGQTVPKDIAKASKLAFLKKLTGFSLDYINENFNDAISIIWS; encoded by the coding sequence ATGGCTTCGGGTGGTATAAAGTTTATTATGGAAACATTTGTCGAAGAAGCTTCAACATATGAAAAGTGCATTCAAAAAATTCATGAAAAGTATGGGCCGAATATAATGGTTACCCGCCGAGAGGTAAAAAGAAATGAGGGATTTTTAAGTCTTTTTAACAAGGAAACGATAAGGGTAAGTTTTAATATTCAAAATGAATCCTTTGTTCCGGTATTCTCAGGGAATGAAGACGAAGTTCAATCTAAATCACCTGCGGCTCCCATTAAAACTTATTCTCCTGAAAATATTGCAGAAGAGCGTTTAAAAATAATAAAAATGGCGGCATCTAAATCTGAAGCAATGGCTGAAAAGATGATGCCGTACATTGAAAAACTTGAAAATCAGAGCACTTCGCCCATAAAAACAGGTATCGAAGCTAATGAATTACAAACCCTTGCAGAAACCGTCGAAAGACTCACAGAAGAAATTAGATTAAAAAATTCGCCTTCCCAAGAACATGAAAATATTGTAAAAATTGCAGAAATTTTACAGGAAAATGATTTTACCCTCAAATATATACGCTCCATAAAAGAAAAAATATCTAAAAATTTGAGCTTGGCCGAATTAAACGATTTTGAAATTGTTCAAAAAAAAGTACTTGAATGGATTGCATCCTCTATACTTATAAAACCTGAAGAAACAAATAATGAGGATTCCGGTAAAAAGCAAAAACTTATCGCTCTTGTCGGCCCTACAGGTATCGGCAAGACAACAACTCTTGCAAAACTAGCAGCTTATTACATTTTGGCTGTTTCAAAACTTGAAGGCCGCTCTCTTGATGTGAGGGTAATAACTATCGATCAATACAGAATAGGAGCCGCCTTTCAGATAAAAAAATACTGCGAGCACATGGGCATTCCTCTTATTATAGCAACCGATCCACTGGACTTACACAAATATCTGGACCTATATAGGGATTCTGCCGATATTATATGTATAGATACGACAGGGAGGAGTCCGGCCGATCCCGAAAAGATATTCGAAATGCAAAAGTATTTTGAGAAGATAGAGCCGGGCAGGATTGAGACTCATCTTGTAGTAAGTGCCGTAACTAAGGCTGCCGACATAAGCGAGATAATAAGGCAATACTCCGTTTTTGATTATTCGAGTCTCATAGTTACAAAACTCGATGAAACGGCAAATGTAGGCAGTATTATCAGTGTATTGGAAGAATACAAGATTCCTGTCGCATATATAACAGAAGGCCAAACAGTGCCCAAGGATATAGCTAAGGCTTCCAAGCTTGCTTTTCTAAAAAAACTTACAGGGTTCTCTTTGGATTATATCAACGAAAATTTTAATGATGCAATTTCTATAATATGGAGCTAA
- a CDS encoding FapA family protein: MIRLNQIQEKMSEMHEQDSSRFFVDISGDTLDEALANAAIQLGMPVSSIDYEILQKGASGFFAIIPKEWKIRAYETIKVKKHQDIEEETVETEEIIEGEVIINKDGMGYVFCAADGIYFKVTAPSGTGRALDIKAARDRFRDRALPIPEDEVLNPILDEKTGEYVRVAPYKRVPGNDAAMAVNISDDEMRAYLYVTPPTAGGVDLSADTIIAFLKNNRIMVGINEERVRQFQDSPVYREDYLVAEGIAPQNGADAKIIYNFEVDNTQVRLQETRSGQINFKELNLIQNVVEGQPVAQKVPAQRGKPGKTVTGKYLDALNGKDIVMPVGKNTKIAADGLTIVAEVNGQVLLVKNKITVQEIYVVEGDVSIRTGNITFLGSVFVNGNVDDGFVIKASGNIEVKGSVGRAELDTEGDIVVSQGIMGKEGGVIRAGKSIWSKFIQNTDIVEAGDMVIVSDGIIKSNVMANRKIICRGKKADIISGNLSAAESISARNLGSVSGGNDLVVSVGFDPKSKERLNFLLQKQEMDQKTLEDLKLNLMSLEELKSKRGELPKDKEENYNKMSEYKYTLQTEIHEVQKEITQIKEYLNTLKNQGRVSASGHVYPGVRIVIRDTTEDVRMDCKATTFYLDKGIVRYGKYQEENEEDAKKVPSGYSTN, encoded by the coding sequence ATGATTAGGCTTAATCAAATACAGGAAAAAATGTCTGAAATGCACGAACAGGATTCCAGCCGTTTTTTTGTTGATATAAGCGGTGATACCCTTGATGAAGCCCTTGCAAATGCTGCTATACAGTTGGGGATGCCTGTTTCGTCAATAGACTATGAGATTCTTCAAAAAGGCGCTTCCGGTTTTTTTGCAATAATTCCAAAAGAATGGAAGATAAGGGCCTATGAGACGATAAAGGTAAAGAAGCATCAGGATATTGAAGAAGAAACGGTTGAAACTGAAGAAATTATTGAAGGCGAAGTAATCATAAATAAAGACGGAATGGGCTATGTGTTCTGTGCCGCCGATGGTATCTACTTTAAGGTAACGGCTCCATCAGGAACGGGCCGTGCTCTCGATATAAAGGCTGCAAGAGACAGATTTAGAGACAGAGCCCTCCCAATTCCTGAAGATGAGGTGCTTAATCCCATATTGGATGAAAAAACCGGCGAATATGTCAGGGTTGCTCCTTATAAACGAGTTCCGGGCAATGATGCCGCTATGGCAGTTAATATAAGCGATGACGAAATGAGGGCTTATCTGTATGTTACCCCGCCGACAGCAGGCGGTGTAGACCTTTCGGCAGATACCATTATCGCATTTTTAAAGAATAACAGGATAATGGTCGGAATCAATGAAGAAAGGGTAAGGCAATTCCAAGACTCTCCGGTTTATCGTGAAGACTATCTTGTTGCAGAAGGTATTGCCCCTCAAAACGGAGCAGATGCAAAGATTATTTATAACTTTGAGGTGGATAATACCCAAGTCCGTTTACAAGAGACTCGTTCAGGTCAAATAAATTTTAAAGAGTTAAATCTTATTCAAAATGTTGTTGAAGGCCAGCCCGTAGCACAAAAGGTTCCGGCCCAAAGAGGTAAGCCGGGTAAGACCGTTACGGGAAAATATCTTGATGCTCTTAACGGAAAAGATATTGTAATGCCTGTAGGTAAAAATACAAAGATTGCCGCTGACGGCCTAACCATAGTGGCCGAAGTAAACGGACAAGTTCTTTTGGTAAAAAATAAGATTACGGTACAGGAAATTTACGTAGTTGAAGGCGACGTTTCAATCAGAACAGGAAACATTACCTTCTTGGGTTCGGTCTTTGTAAACGGAAATGTTGATGACGGTTTTGTTATAAAGGCTTCAGGAAATATAGAGGTTAAGGGCTCTGTCGGAAGGGCAGAGCTTGATACCGAGGGTGATATAGTTGTAAGTCAGGGCATCATGGGCAAGGAAGGCGGCGTAATTAGGGCCGGAAAATCCATTTGGTCTAAATTTATTCAAAATACCGATATTGTTGAAGCTGGAGACATGGTAATTGTTTCGGACGGTATTATAAAATCGAATGTAATGGCTAACCGAAAAATTATATGCCGAGGAAAGAAGGCTGATATCATAAGCGGAAATTTAAGTGCTGCAGAATCCATTTCTGCAAGAAATTTAGGCAGCGTTTCAGGAGGAAACGATCTTGTTGTAAGTGTAGGCTTTGACCCGAAAAGCAAGGAGCGCTTAAACTTCTTGCTGCAAAAACAAGAAATGGATCAAAAAACCTTGGAAGACTTAAAGCTTAATCTGATGAGCCTTGAAGAGCTTAAATCCAAACGCGGGGAATTGCCCAAGGACAAAGAAGAAAACTACAACAAGATGAGCGAGTATAAGTATACTCTTCAAACTGAAATTCATGAAGTGCAAAAAGAAATAACTCAAATAAAAGAGTACTTAAATACATTGAAGAATCAAGGAAGGGTTTCCGCTTCCGGACATGTATATCCGGGAGTACGCATAGTGATACGGGATACTACCGAAGATGTAAGGATGGATTGTAAGGCTACAACATTCTATCTTGACAAGGGAATTGTGCGTTACGGAAAATATCAAGAAGAAAACGAAGAGGATGCTAAGAAGGTACCAAGTGGCTATTCAACCAATTGA
- a CDS encoding histidinol-phosphate transaminase: MEHGGFLSYKKKDEVLIDFSSNINPLMTPKGLKKALSASFDNLLVYPDIRYRSLKKITAKYLKCGCENIVLGNGAVEIIDNFCSLFKRVIVFTPSFSEYGLRALVHKKPLIEIPFLSDFSPDIEGLEKKLRTGDLLILGNPNNPTGLRIEKNTLLQIYAIVKKADAFLLLDEAFYEFCPPDYDSISLFKKDGYKNLCIIRAATKFFALPGIRLGYACTSPETVSALSKIEIAWHINAFAEAAAPAIFFDEDFIKKSKAHIQKERDFLLENIEKYGTSGEIKLKAYKSHCNFILLKVLNAKDEDALKFFEKRGILIRTCCSFKTLGDNHIRIAVRSHKDNCKFIKAISSKNSK; the protein is encoded by the coding sequence TTGGAACACGGCGGGTTTTTGTCCTACAAAAAAAAGGACGAGGTTTTAATCGATTTTAGCAGCAACATCAATCCTCTTATGACACCTAAGGGCTTAAAAAAGGCTTTAAGTGCGTCTTTTGACAATCTCTTGGTTTATCCGGATATTCGGTACCGTTCCTTAAAAAAGATCACGGCTAAGTACTTAAAATGCGGGTGTGAAAATATTGTTTTGGGGAACGGAGCTGTAGAAATAATCGATAATTTTTGTTCCCTTTTTAAGAGGGTTATCGTTTTTACCCCCTCTTTTTCGGAATACGGCTTGCGAGCCCTTGTTCATAAAAAACCGTTAATTGAAATTCCTTTTCTTTCGGATTTTTCTCCCGATATTGAAGGACTTGAAAAAAAATTGAGGACCGGCGACCTTCTCATCTTGGGAAACCCGAATAATCCTACCGGCTTGCGTATTGAAAAAAATACTCTTTTACAAATTTACGCCATTGTAAAAAAGGCAGATGCCTTTCTCCTTTTGGATGAGGCCTTTTACGAGTTTTGTCCGCCTGATTACGACAGCATAAGCCTTTTTAAAAAAGACGGCTACAAAAATCTCTGTATAATCAGGGCTGCAACCAAATTTTTTGCTCTGCCAGGCATCAGGCTGGGCTATGCCTGCACCTCGCCTGAGACGGTTTCAGCTCTTTCTAAGATTGAAATAGCTTGGCACATAAATGCCTTTGCCGAGGCTGCCGCCCCTGCAATTTTTTTTGACGAGGATTTTATAAAAAAGAGCAAGGCTCATATTCAAAAAGAAAGAGATTTTTTGCTCGAAAATATCGAAAAATACGGCACAAGCGGAGAGATAAAATTAAAAGCCTATAAAAGTCACTGCAATTTTATTCTTCTTAAAGTTTTAAATGCAAAAGATGAAGATGCCTTAAAATTCTTTGAAAAAAGAGGAATCTTGATAAGAACTTGCTGCAGTTTTAAAACTCTTGGGGATAATCATATAAGAATTGCTGTACGCTCTCATAAAGATAATTGTAAATTTATTAAGGCAATTAGCTCTAAAAACTCAAAATAA